The region tatatcaaaacaaaataataaaatatataataaaataaacCCAACATGATTCAATATAAAAATTAATCCCCTCCTTCTTTTTCTCTCATGCTTCCATCATGCTTAAATTCTAATCTTTCATTACATTATTTGAAAGGATCCAAATCCTCCATTACTCGACCCGACCGTCCTCAATAGTAATAAGAAAACCTAAATTACATTATTTGTGTTGTTCTATCAATCATTGGATTTAAAAGGATCCAAATCCTCCATTACTCGACCCAACCGTCCTCAATAGTAATAAGAAAACCtaaatcaaaactcaaatttATTTAAAACAGATTTTCTTTGTCAAATTCAAATTTCAGATTGTATTCTCATGTTTAGTAATTATGTTGTCATGACTACTTCACACAATACTAGCATGTTAgtattaataattaataatattaatttaGAAAAGAAAAAATGAATATTTTAATATGTATTGGTgtgaaaaaaaaaacaaaagagaaacAAATTTCGTAAACAATTATTACTTACAAGAAAAACAAAGTAAAGATTATGACATTGTTTTGATTACTCCCTAACTTATAATTCAAATTTCAACAAAATTAAAAATCTCAAATATTATTACAAGATATTATTTCAATCATATTTATTATCGGAATCACCATTACTCTTTAGTCTAATATGTACTtgatctcacctgatcaggagggccttccaaggtcttggtgaatgggccggagaatgaaatgagaggggggtgtacctgcaaggtgctccaacgcttaagtcagaaaaggtacagaatgagattatcagagtgtgagttagaatacctgcccctttgccatgaaaggggtatttatattgagcccccagcgctgggccaaggctcctaatgggctggattagctaggcccaaggaggagctgccaggggacgcgtaagaagcgttaagacctagaccaaggtctgccccctggtccaactgcccctatccctaaggagacaatataggggagttgggtgacgtggtgagtgggatgccgttatggctctgcccgacacaacttaggtgCCCGCGGTGTGGGTTGACGACgagtggatggagatcatatgaggaggacccgctcgttgtccgacacgtctttaaggggccggggagacattctccgggcggacggtcgttcacctGACGTGCCCTCGTGGTCGCTTGGATACggtcgtttggacgtgggcttggcgagcattgggccgtgccgtgctAAGTGTCGTGGCCCAGTCCAGAACAGGAGCCCCCCAAGTCGAGTCTCTGAGCCAGAGAGATGACTTATGTTTCAACTAAGGGTTCCCCGAGACGATGGGGAAGCTTGATCGTTAGACAGGTGAGGTCGTAACAGACCTATTCATGACCGACATTTCTCCGGGAATGTCGGGGATGGAGGTGATCGGTTGATCTGCGCCTTCCTTGTAGTAAACGTGGGTATGGCGCGGGGAGGAGGCGTCTTGGTGAGTCGAGGAGACGGACAGGTGCTCGGGTCGTTTCAGCTTCTTGTCTTTGATAGACGTGTCTCACGATTAGTGGCGTCGCTTCGTTTCGCGCGCAAAGACGGCGTAGGCAGGCTAGGCAATGATGACCTAGCGTGTTGGTCCACGTGCCAAGCCCTATAAAAAGGGGTTGAGTAACTTCATTTCTACCTTTTTCTCGCTCATACGTTCACCGGAGATCTCCACCTTCTCTCTCGTTTGCTTGCTCAACCGTCTGGACCGCCGTCTCCGCCCGTCCTCCTATCTGAACCACCGTCTTCTGTTCGGACACCACCGTACCCTTTCAACTTAACTATGTCAGGTATGATTTTCCACTGTGACCCATTCTTTTTCCTTGTTGTTTTCGGGCACAAACTTCATATGCCGGGCAATACTTGCATAGGCTGTATGAAGTTTGTGCCCGGTCTCCATAGAATGCGCGCGCCACCGAGTTGAGCGCGGTTAGTGTCCGTCGCCGCTACGCCCTTTCACTTGACCTGCGGTGGAAGGGTGGATTTGATATGACGTCGAATTCACTCTTTCTGTCTGCGTTTCAGGTGCTACCGGGCGCTTACGACCGAGGAAGGAAGATTCTGGGTCCTCCACCGAAGACGCGACAATCGCTCGTCTCCCTGTCGGGGATGGGAGTGTCCGAGATGGTACCGAACACGCCTCCTCTTCCGGGCAGGTCGACTTCTCCTGGGTTGCGGACGAGCCCTTGGAGGAGGAATCAGACTTCTGTGACGAGGCCATCACTGCTCACGCTATGGTCGAGACCATAAGCCGGGAGGATCCACCAAACTGGTATTGCTGCGCCCCCAAGGAAGAAGACCGCATTTGTCATCATTTCCCGGGGAGGCAGTTCACCATGTATGAATTTGCTTTCCGTGAGGCGGGGATTAGACTGCCCTTCAGCTCCTTCCAGATGTCGGTCTTCAAGTGGCTCCGGCTGGCGCCGTCCCAACTACATCCTAATGCTCTCGCATTTATGCGGGCATTCGAGTTAGTTTGCCAGTTCCTCGGCATTGGTTGCACCCGGGCTCTCTTCTTCCACGTTTTCCATCTCCAGAGGTCCGGTTCCCGTGGTCGCCACAGTTGGGTTTCTTTCAAGCAGCCCGTGCGTCTGTTCAAGACGTACGAGGATTCTGTTCGCCATTTCAAAAGCCGGTGGTACGTGGTGATGCCGATTACCCGGGCTGCCCTTCACTCTCTCTACTACTATCAACGGGAACCCAACGGGGAGGAGACGCTGATGTCGAAGATACCGCTGAGGTGGCAGCGTGATCATTTCGATCTCTCCACAGCGCATTACCGGGTCAAGTACGCGATGCTCGGCGAGGAGGATAGGCTCGCGTACAAGAAGCTGGTCGATTACGTGCAGAGCTTCAGCTTGGCGTTCTGGGCGAATCGACAGGGCGTGCCCTACCTGGATGAGGCCGGGGAGCTAATCACCGAGACGCGTTATATCAATACGAAGGCTCTGCTCGAGTGTGATACCGAGGAGGAAGCTCTGGCGTTATTGAGTAGGCAGACTTTGTTTagctttttatttctgtttatgacttcggtcgctaatgtttgtgtgtaatttatttgcaggtgccatgcccaatgctcgtgatcgggtgctgaagctagcgaatcaggtcggcgctcctgaccgggtgcccaagaagaagaagaaaactgcGGCCCGTGTCTCGGAGACTGCTGGCGATGCCGGGGTCGGTCCCTCGCAGGCGGCGAGCGTGATTCCTTCCTCTCCTCCTCGGTCTAACCCGATCAACATTCCTGATAGCAGTCCGTCGCCAGCGGCTTCTCCCCTCCATAAACGGAAGCGTCCGGCTGGGGCCCTTACCAGGTCGTCTCCAGGAAGTTCGCATGGACCGGGCAGCTATCTTCTGCCTCCCTGCTATGTGGAACGGTCGTTCTTCAAGGCCGAGGAGTCGATTGCTGTGCCTGCGCCTGAGGCCAAGGCTATTCTGGACCAGGATGTTGCTGCCCGGAGGAAAGATCTGGCCAGGGATATTGCTGCCGTCATCCGGGTGATGGAGACGGCCATGGTTTTGACCGACACTTCGGTTTCCACCGCCTCGCTGGAGGAAGCCCTTTTGCAGGTTCGGACAGAGAACGAAAGACTATCTCAAGATCTGTCGGACTACAAAGAAGAGCATCAGCTGCAGGAAGGGCTGAGCCAGAAGCTGGAGGAGGTGGAAAAGGAGAGGGATCAGTTGAAGGCTGCTAAGGCGAGCCTGGAAGAGCAGGTGGTCGATCATCAGAAGCTGACCGAGGACAACGCCTACCTACGGGCTCAGGTTGAGTCTCTCGAGGGAAAGGTCCGTCCTCTGGCGGATGAGACCGAGGAGGAACGCGCCCTTGGTTCGCGCGGTGAGCTGCTAGGGCATATTCGGACTCTCAACCAAGATCTCGTGGCCTGCTTCAAAGAGGGTTTCGACAATGCTGTCGAGCAGCTCGGGCTTCTGAACCCTGAGTTGGTGACAGAAGGGTCGGCCTATAACTGCTGCGTCCGGGATGGTGAGATTATCTGCCCGTTTGAAGCGGAGGAGGAGCtggggggagaagaagaagaagaagaagaggatgaagaggtgCTCCGAGCGGAGTCTTAGTTTATCTGTTTTTCTTTGATTCTAGTTATCATGGCCTGCGTGCCTTATGTATTTTGGCCTTCGGGCGTTGTAATATGGCCTTCGGGCGTACTTGGCTTCGGCTACTGTTGTCGTTTTTAATGTATGAATATTTTCGTTATCATTCATTGTGCTCGTTTGTGTCTGATACTTGTTTGTATGAATTCGTACTCTGCTCGACTTTGTTAATCTCCTCGGTTTAGGGAACCGACGAAGTGTCGGGCTTTGTGCCCGTGGGTATCGAAGCCCGGGTCCGTTGTTCGAACCCTGGTCCCGAGGCTTGGGTCCTCCCATCGCGAGCTGGGTGCCCTGCCAGTCTTGGTACTTCGACGTTGAGCCTTGGTCAAGATCCCAACCGTCGGGGAGGGTTGTGTTTGTTATGTGACCCCGGATCGTTCCCGGGTCTCGTGGTTCCTCCCTGGGATTTTGGGGACGAAGAGCGTGGTCGTACCTGCCACGTCTCCCCGTGGTGTATTTAGCTGTAATACTGTCTAAGTTTTTCTGCGTTCCATGGTCGAGCGAGTTGTTCTCCTTGTAGGTTTTCTAGGTAATAGGCCCCGTTGCTCGTTTTGTCGCGGACGCGGTAAGGGCCTTCCCAGTTGGCCGCCAGTTTGCCCTCTCTCGGGTTTTTCTGGTTTCTTCTGAGGACCAGGGTGCCGACCTGGAACTCTCTTTTTATGACTTTCGCGTCATGGCGTAGTGCTATCTTTTGTTTGAGGGTTGTTTCCCGGAGAGCTGCTTCGGAACGTATCTCCTCGACTAGGTCGAGCTCGGCTCTAAGGGTTTCATCGTTCATTTCCTCGTCTAGGGGCTCCTCTGTCCTCCTCGTTGGCGTCCGTATCTCCACCGGGATGACTGCCTCAGTGCCGTAAGTTAGTCGGAACGGGGTTTCCCCGGTGGTAGAATGTGGTGTCGTGCGGTAGGCCCATAGGACGCTATGTAGCTCCTCGACCCATGCCCTCTTTGCCTCGCCGAGTCTGCGTTTGAGGCCACGTAAGATTACCCTGTTGGCCGCCTCTGCCTGCCCGTTCGTCTGCGGATGCTCGACAGACGTGAAATGCTGTGTGGTGCCCAGGCTGGCGATGAAGTCCTGGAATCCTCCGTCCGTGAATTGTGTCCCGTTGTCTGTGACAAGTGCCTGGGGTATACCGAACCGAGCGAGGATGTTGCGTTTGAAGAACCGGAGAATGTTCTGCGCGGTTATTTTAGCCAGTGCCTCCGCCtcgatccatttggtgaagtaatccaccccgacgatgaggtatttattctgatatgatccggtgacgaagggtccgaggatgtccatgccccaccacgcgaagggccatggggaagacaATGATTTGAGGTCGTTCGGGGGTGCGAGGTGCATGTCGGCATGTCGTTGGCATTTGTCACATCTTTTGACGTGCTCTTTCGAATCGTTTTGCATGGTCGGCCAGTAGTAGCCTGCTCGAAGGGCTTTTCGTGCGAGCGATCGTCCGCCGAGGTGTTGAGCGTTAATTCCCCGGTGTATCTCTCCAAGGATGTCGGGGACTTTCTCTTCCTCGACGCATTTGAGTAGTGGGATGGAGAATCCTCTCCGGTAGAGTTTGCCTTCGAGGAGTACGTACGAGCATGCGCGTCGTTTGACAGTGGTCGCCTCTTTCGGGTCAGCCGGGAGTTCGTCTCGTGTGAGGTAATTGTAGATGGGTGTCATCCAACAGTGGGCATCTCCAATAGCGTTGACCTCGAGTGGAGGCGGTAGTTTGTCGATGCTGGGCCGCGGGAGAATTTCTTGGATTACTGATTTATTCCCACCCTTTTTCCTCGTGCTGGCTAGTTTCGAGAGAACGTCTGCCCGTGTGTTGTGCTCGCGGGGTATGTGTTGAACTTCCCATTTTTCAAATTTATCAAGTTTTTCTTTGACGAGGGACAAGTACCCGAGGAGGTTGTCTTTCTTGGTTTGGTATTCTCCTCGCACTTGTGAGGCCACGAGCTGGGAGTCGGTGGATATTTTTACCTCTTTTGCTCCCAGGTCCTCGGCTAACCTCATGCCTGCGAGGAAGGCTTCGTATTCCGCTTGGTTGTTTGATGTTGGGAACGCTAGCGCTAACGATACCTCTATCAGGATCCCTTCTTCATTTTCGAGGATGATCCCGGCCCCGCTGCCTGATGTGCTAGAGGCGCCATCGACGAAGATCGTCCATTTGTGGGCGCTTTCTGCTGGAGTCGGGCAGTGGGTCATCTCCGCGACGAAGTCGGCCAGCGCCTGAGCTTTCAAGGCTTTCCTACTTTCGTATTGTATGTCGAATTCGGAGAGTTCTAGTGACCACTTGAGCATCCTCCCGGCCATATCCGGGCGCCGGAGCAGCTGTTTGATTGGCTGGTCGGTCCTCACCTTTATCGTGTGTGCGAGGAAGTAATATCGTAGTCTCCTCGCTGTGTTGATGAGGGCCAGGGCGACCTTTTCGATTTGCTGATATCGGAGCTCGGGACCTTGGAGTGCTTTACTCGTAAAATAGATGGGCTTTTGTCCTTCGTCGGTTTCTCTTATTAGGACGGCGCTGACGGCCTCGGTCGCCACGGATAGGTATAAGTATAGGGTTTCCTTTTCTGATGGCCGTGATAAGACCGGGGGTTGGGACAGAACCTTCTTTAGATGGAGTAGCGCTTGCTCGCATTCATCGGTCCAGTCGAAGGTGGCCTCTTTGCGAAGGAGTCTGAAGAATGGCAATGCGTGCTGGGCGGACTTGGCGATGAAACGGGAGAGTGAGGCGAGCACTCCATTGAGTGACTGGATCGATTTTTTGGTTTTCGGGGTCGGAAACTCCGAGAATGCCCGGCATTTGTCGGGGTTGGCCTCGATCCCTCTTTCGGTGAGATAGAAACCGAGGAACTTGCCTGCCCGGACTCCGAACGTGCATTTCTCGGGGTTGAACCTCATTTTACACTGTCTCGCCTGCTCGAATACCTTCGTAAGGTGTCGAGCATGGGTTATCTCCTCGTGTGATTTGACGATCATGTCGTCCATGTATACTTCGAGCATGTCCCCTATTTCGTCCTTGAAGACTTTGTTCATCATGCGTTGGTATGTAGCGCCAGCGTTCTTGAGCCCGAACGGCATCACGTTGTAATAGTAATTGCCCGTTGGGGTCATGAACGCTGTGTGTTTCTTGTCTGCGGGCGACATAGGGATCTGGTTGTATCCACTATATGCGTCCATGAAGGACAAGAGTTTAAAACCTGCAGAGTTGTCAACGAGCGAGTCTATATTAGGGAGGGGGAAAGCATCTTTCGGGCAAGCCCTATTAAGATcagtataatcaacacacatacgccattttccattatttttcttaacGAGGACTACATTAGAGAGCCAGGTTGTGTACTGGGCTTCAGAAATAAAATTTGCCTCTAAGAGGTCTTTTACAGCTCGCTCGGCAGCCTCTGCCTTTTCGGGCGATTGCTTGCGTCTACGCTGTGCTATGGGCTTGGCTGCCCGGTCTACAGCTAGCTTATGACACGCGATCTCGGGGTCCAGCCCGGGCATTTCTGCGGCATTCCACGCGAAGAGGTCGGAGTTCTCTTTGAGGCATGCTACTAGCTCTTCTCTTGTTTCCTCGGGTAGTCCCTTACCTATCTTCACCGTCCTTTCCGGATCGTCCCTAAGAGGAATGAGTTCGAACTCCCCGTCGGGGATTGGTCGGACCGGGTGTTCGAGAGAGCGTTCCTTGGGGAACCTCCCCTCTTCGGTCTCGTCCAGCCCGATGCGACAGTCGAGGTCGATGGCGTTGACTCCTCGGGCAAGATCCTCGGTCTTGAGTTTTTTGTTGTTGCAGTTGCTCTTCGTGCTGACTACGGCCTGTCCTTTTACTGCGGCGTCGTAGCATCGTCGGGCTGCTTCGATGTCACCATGGATGGTGACCACACGTCCCAATTTGGTGTAGTATTTCATCTTCAGGTGGACGGTGGATGGGACCGCAGTGAGTTCGGCCAGTGTCGGGCGTCCAAAGATGCAATTGTAGAGAGACGGACAGTCTACGACCAGGAATTGGATTTTGACTTCCCTGGCCGTTTCTTGTTCGCCGAAGGTGACGAGGAGCTCAACATATCCCCACGGTCTGGTTGTTGCTCCGTTGAATCCTTGGAGATCTGATCCGACGTAGGGGGCTAAGTTGGTCTTGTCTAGCTTCAGAGTCTTGAAGAGGTGGACGTACATGATATCCACTGAGCTGCCTTCGTCGACCAGGATGCGCCGTACGTCGAATCGGGCCATCTTTGCTCTTATCAATAGTGGGATGGCCGAGTTCGGGGATCCGCCCGGGAGTTCCTCCAGGAAGAAGGATATTGGGTTGGATTTTCCCCGGTATTTTGTCAATGTCGCTTTCTGCTCGGGGGCAGTCAGTAGGAGTTCGTCGAACTTACGTTTGACGGAGAGGGCCGCGGATTCCCCGTTAGTTCCTCCTCCTGATATCACCAGTGTGGTAGGGAAGTCTTCCCAGGGGCTGAGTGCAGTGATCTTGCCCTCGGGCAATGGTTCGGGGAGGAAGAAATCTTCCGGTCGTGACACGCAGAGGGCCACTTGATAGGGAGAGTTGTCGGGGGGTGTGTTTTCCCGGGGTCTCTTCTTCTCTGGCTCGTCGTGTCTGGGAGCTTCGTTCTTCCTCGTGTACTGCTTCAGGTGCCCTTCTTGGATTAAAATTTCAATCGCATCTTTCAGGTGGACGCAGTCTTCGGTCACGTGCCCGTGACTTCTGTGGAACCGGCAGTACTTTGATTTGTCGGTGTTGGGCTTTGGCGCAGACGGTTTTGGGAACCTGACCCTGCCCTGCTTAAATTCAGAGTTGATACATTCTGCGAGGATACGCTCTCGAGGAGCTGTCAGTAAGGTGTACTCGCTATATCTGCCCGCGGGGCCTCTTCCTTCCCGGACCTCGCGAGGTCTTTCTTCTCTTCGTTTGTCTCCGTTGCGACGGGAAATGCTCGTGTCCTCGCGTTTTGAGTGCTCGGTCTCCCCAGCGTTACGTCCGCTGCGGGCATTGTGTGCCACCTGCTTTTCCTCGTATCTGATGTAGGCCTGGGCTTTATGCAGGAGCTCGTTTAAGGTGCGGGGAGGCTCGATCCCTACGGCTCTGCTAAGTTCACTGCCGGGTAAGAGACCTCTCTCGAGGAGATACTTCTTCATGTGCTCGGTGGTATCTACCTCGACAGCTTCCTGGTTGAATCGCTCGATGTATGAGCGCAGTgtttcattcttcttctgcaCTATGGCTTCAAGGGTCGCCTCAGTCTTGGGGTGACGACGGGAAGCTGTAAAGTGCCTGGTGAACATGGACCTCATGACTCTCCATGACGTAATGGACTCAGGGGCCAAGCTTTTGTACCAAGCCATGGCCCCTTTCCTGAGGGTCGTTGAGAACAGTCGACATTTGAGGTGCCCGGTTATATCATTGCGGTAGTCGAGCATCGCGTTGACGTTGTCGACGTGATCGTCGGGATCTGTAGTCCCGTCGTACACAGCTAGGTTTGGCGGTTTCTCCATGCCCTTGGGGAGCGGGGCTTCCATTATTGCCCGAGATAGGGGGCAATGCAAATCTTCCTCGTCGCTCCTTAAGGGAGACAGTTCGTTGTTGTCGGGGCTGTGCCCGCGCCTTGGTGATGTTCTCGCTCGACCACCGTCACGACGGGCGCGTGCCCTGCTGGCGTGGGGTTCGGGAGAGCGACGTCCTCGCTTCTTCGTTGGCTCCGAACGTTGTTGTATCCTACTCACCGGCTGGGGCCGGGCCTCTTGTCGTTCGGCTTCGAGGGCCATGATTCGTTCGTGCTGCTGGTGGAGCATAGAACCGGCTTGATTGAGGGCATTCACCATGGCAATCATTACGGCGTCTCCTTCAACGGGAACGGGAATGGGATGAAATGTCTCTGCCCCTAAATTGCGGGCGTGAGAGGCATCTCCGTTGTTTTGGGGCTCTGGAGACGGGGTGGATGGATGACCGTCCCGAACGTCCGCTTCATGGGATGGCGGGCCGTCGTCCATGTTGTAGTTGACGAGGGGACGGCTGTGATCGCTATGTTGTTCTCCGGCCATGTTGGAAGGACAGAAATAAATGAGCTTTTGATCCTCgtttgatgaagatggggatagctGGTCCCCACAGACGGCGCCActgatctcacctgatcaggagggccttccaaggtcttggtgaatgggccggagaatgaaatgagaggggggtgtacctgcaaggtgctccaacgcttaagtcagaaaaggtacagaatgagattatcagagtgtgagttagaatacctgcccctttgccatgaaaggggtatttatattgagcccccagcgctgggtcaaggctcctaatgggctggattagctaggcccaaggaggagctgccaggggacgcgtaagaagcgttaagacctagaccaaggtctgccccctggtccaactgcccctatccctaaggagacaatataggggagttgggtgacgtggtgagtgggatgccgttatggctctgcccgacacaacttaggtgCCCGCGGTGTGGGTTGACGACgagtggatggagatcatatgaggaggacccgctcgttgtccgacacgtctttaaggggccggggagacattctccgggcggacggtcgttcacctGACGTGCCCTCGTGGTCGCTTGGATACggtcgtttggacgtgggcttggcgagcattgggccgtgccgtgctAAGTGTCGTGGCCCAGTCCAGAACAGTACTTAAACTTCAACAATCTCAAtaatattttcattattttttaattatatcACAATAATACTCCCTAATAACCAATATCAATTATCAACAATTAAATTTCTAAAGTaaatatgaaataaaataaacattAAAATTCATGTTTTTGAAAAGACCAGTCAattatattaataaaaataaagtTTACTCCAACACAAGATGTATCCATCACAAATTTAATCCAGAAAATCATAAAAGTTAAAACACAGAAAAACAATAAAGACAAAAAATTACATGATtagtaaaataaaaaaattaaaattttttaCAAGAATTTTTGGTGAACAAACTCTTTTTCTTGAGAATttgttcaccaaaaattcatgTAAAATAATTTTCTTTTCGGATAATCTCTTACCATTCTAATGACTTGAAATAACTAACAAACATAAGATTGATAT is a window of Lathyrus oleraceus cultivar Zhongwan6 chromosome 6, CAAS_Psat_ZW6_1.0, whole genome shotgun sequence DNA encoding:
- the LOC127091487 gene encoding uncharacterized protein LOC127091487 gives rise to the protein MAGEQHSDHSRPLVNYNMDDGPPSHEADVRDGHPSTPSPEPQNNGDASHARNLGAETFHPIPVPVEGDAVMIAMVNALNQAGSMLHQQHERIMALEAERQEARPQPVSRIQQRSEPTKKRGRRSPEPHASRARARRDGGRARTSPRRGHSPDNNELSPLRSDEEDLHCPLSRAIMEAPLPKGMEKPPNLAVYDGTTDPDDHVDNVNAMLDYRNDITGHLKCRLFSTTLRKGAMAWYKSLAPESITSWRVMRSMFTRHFTASRRHPKTEATLEAIVQKKNETLRSYIERFNQEAVEVDTTEHMKKYLLERGLLPGSELSRAVGIEPPRTLNELLHKAQAYIRYEEKQVAHNARSGRNAGETEHSKREDTSISRRNGDKRREERPREVREGRGPAGRYSEYTLLTAPRERILAECINSEFKQGRVRFPKPSAPKPNTDKSKYCRFHRSHGHVTEDCVHLKDAIEILIQEGHLKQYTRKNEAPRHDEPEKKRPRENTPPDNSPYQVALCVSRPEDFFLPEPLPEGKITALSPWEDFPTTLVISGGGTNGESAALSVKRKFDELLLTAPEQKATLTKYRGKSNPISFFLEELPGGSPNSAIPLLIRAKMARFDVRRILVDEGSSVDIMYVHLFKTLKLDKTNLAPYVGSDLQGFNGATTRPWGYVELLVTFGEQETAREVKIQFLVVDCPSLYNCIFGRPTLAELTAVPSTVHLKMKYYTKLGRVVTIHGDIEAARRCYDAAVKGQAVVSTKSNCNNKKLKTEDLARGVNAIDLDCRIGLDETEEGRFPKERSLEHPVRPIPDGEFELIPLRDDPERTVKIGKGLPEETREELVACLKENSDLFAWNAAEMPGLDPEIACHKLAVDRAAKPIAQRRRKQSPEKAEAAERAVKDLLEANFISEAQYTTWLSNVVLVKKNNGKWRMCVDYTDLNRACPKDAFPLPNIDSLVDNSAGFKLLSFMDAYSGYNQIPMSPADKKHTAFMTPTGNYYYNVMPFGLKNAGATYQRMMNKVFKDEIGDMLEVYMDDMIVKSHEEITHARHLTKVFEQARQCKMRFNPEKCTFGVRAGKFLGFYLTERGIEANPDKCRAFSEFPTPKTKKSIQSLNGVLASLSRFIAKSAQHALPFFRLLRKEATFDWTDECEQALLHLKKVLSQPPVLSRPSEKETLYLYLSVATEAVSAVLIRETDEGQKPIYFTSKALQGPELRYQQIEKVALALINTARRLRYYFLAHTIKVRTDQPIKQLLRRPDMAGRMLKWSLELSEFDIQYESRKALKAQALADFVAEMTHCPTPAESAHKWTIFVDGASSTSGSGAGIILENEEGILIEVSLALAFPTSNNQAEYEAFLAGMRLAEDLGAKEALVTDNGTQFTDGGFQDFIASLGTTQHFTSVEHPQTNGQAEAANRVILRGLKRRLGEAKRAWVEELHSVLWAYRTTPHSTTGETPFRLTYGTEAVIPVEIRTPTRRTEEPLDEEMNDETLRAELDLVEEIRSEAALRETTLKQKIALRHDAKVIKREFQVGTLVLRRNQKNPREGKLAANWEGPYRVRDKTSNGAYYLENLQGEQLARPWNAEKLRQYYS